A genomic region of Dreissena polymorpha isolate Duluth1 chromosome 4, UMN_Dpol_1.0, whole genome shotgun sequence contains the following coding sequences:
- the LOC127879636 gene encoding uncharacterized protein C9orf85 homolog, with translation MSTQKGNTKKNGPPKYQNRHGFKNVYHDTSKQTQKIVNTEVAGVCKRCKDVIDWKIKYKKYKPLSQAKTCATCRQKTVKKAYLVYCQSCSAVSGKCAKCGESTDIVQKPSKSPAEAASDDRDLQFELEQLPERKRRTFLRNQEKGLLSDTDAFNKLPASSKDESDNNEDSDSNGDSDNSEDLDNSEDSGCGETSIKSGGLSDRVEQRVMETNRDLDAGTCQSDSLDMHLKVDISETNNDMRKMNILEPGQC, from the exons ATGAGTACGCAAAAAGGAAACACGAAAAAAAATGGCCCACCCAAATACCAAAATCGACatggtttcaaaaatgtttatcaTGACACTAGCAAGCAGACACAGAAGATCGTAAATACCGAAGTGGCTGGGGTTTGTAAAAGATGCAAAGATGTCATTGACTGGAAAATAAAGTATAAGAAGTACAAGCCGTTGTCACAAGCCAAAACGTG TGCAACATGCAGACAGAAGACAGTTAAGAAGGCCTACCTGGTGTATTGTCAGTCATGTAGCGCTGTGTCTGGCAAGTGTGCAAAATGTGGTGAGAGTACAGATATAGTTCAAAA ACCTAGCAAGTCACCTGCAGAGGCTGCTTCTGATGACAGAGATTTGCAGTTTGAACTTGAACAACTGCCAGAAAGAAAACGCA GAACATTCCTTAGAAACCAGGAAAAAGGCTTGCTATCTGATACAGATGCCTTCAATAAGCTTCCAGCAAGCAGCAAAGATGAGAGTGACAACAATGAGGATTCAGACAGCAACGGGGATTCAGACAACAGTGAGGACTTAGACAACAGTGAGGATTCAGGTTGTGGTGAAACTAGCATCAAATCTGGGGGTCTTTCCGACAGAGTGGAACAGCGAGTGATGGAGACTAATAGAGATTTGGATGCTGGTACATGTCAGTCTGATTCACTTGACATGCACTTGAAGGTTGACATATCTGAGACCAATAATGATATGCGGAAAATGAACATTTTAGAACCTGGACAGTGTTAA